The sequence below is a genomic window from Clostridiales bacterium.
CTGCTCGAACGTCAGGTTGCGGGGCTTCGGCGCGATGGAGCCGACATCGGCGACCGCGAACTCGGCGCACGAGCCGTGGCACTCGCCGTAGACCTCGTCGCCCGGGCGGAACTCGGTCACTCCGCCGCCGACGGACTCGACGACCCCCGCGAACGAGATGCCGACGACGAAGTCGGGCTTGGGCTTGAGAAGCCCCATGTAGATCCGGATCGGCAGCGGCTTGCCTCGCATGCCGAAGTACTCGCCCGCCGCGAGCGAGGTCGCCATCACGCGGACGAGCACCCGCCCGTCGCCCGGTGCGGGCTTGTCGATCTGCCGGCACTCGATCACATCCGAGGAGCCGTAAGCGGTTTGGACAATCGCATTCATGACGCCTTTCCTTTCTTCGGCCGCTCGCGCGACGCCGGCGGCGCCCAGCGCTGAGCGGGGGATCACTGGGATTCGAGCGAGCGCTGGAGACCGTCGAGGATGAGATCGAGACCGAAGTCGAAGAGGCTCATCTCGTCGTGCGGGTTCGCAGCGAAGTCGGCCGCGATGGTCAGCAGAGACGGGTAGGCATCGGGTGCGAGTTCCGCGAGCAGTTCCTCGGCGACGTCGAAGGTCTCCACACCCTCGGGTAGTGCCAGACTCGATTGCTGGCGCTGGAAGCCGTGGATGTAGCTGTCGAGGACCAAGAACGCGTTGGCGGCCGCCCGCGGCGTGAAACCGGCCGCGAGCAGTGTTCCCAGGACACGGTCGGCATAGGCCAGCTGGGCCGGCCCGCTGTGCTCACGAGAGTCTATGACTCCGCTCGCCCATGGATGCCGCGAGAAGACGTCGCGCGCGGAGATCGCGCGCCGCCTCATGGCTTCCTTCCAGTCCGAGGACCCCGAGGGCACTTCGATTTCTGCCGCGACGAGATCCGTCATGCCGTCGAGAAGGTCGCCTTTGCCCGCGACATGGTAGTAGAGCGAGCCCCCTTCGACGCCGAGCTTCCTCGCGAGCTCGCGCATGGTGAGCGCGTCGATGCCGCGCTCGTCCGCCAACTCGATCGCGGCGCGTAGCACGCGGTCGCGAGTCAGGGTGTCGCGCGGTTCACCACTGCGGGTCGCACGTGCGGTCATCATCGCTCCCTTGGACCTCGAATCTCGGCGTGTGCGCCAGGATTCTAACGCTGTTAGAGTGTACTCTAACGCTGTTAGAATCAAGATGCAAGTGCAGATTCGCGGGAGTGTGGAGATTCGGGGATGTCCTAGTCGGCGGCGCGCGAAATCACGGTCGCAATGACCGGGAGGGCGTTGTGCCACACGAATGTCCCCTGGGGTCCGCCCAACGTGTTAGGCATAACCTGCCGCACAGGCGCCTACAGGTCAGTCTACCTTCTGGCGGTCAGGTTGATGCCTTTGTTGGGCAGACTCACCCACCTGCCGGACATGCTCACGAACCACATCGAGGAACCCAGCCACCGCCGCCTCGCCGATGCGTTTCGGGATCACGAACGCCTGCACTGGGCCAATGAAGATGTAGGCGTGGCCCGGAGTCTCATCAATCCGGTCGGTGCCACTCCAGGTCGCCGCCACCTCGCGCTCCGCCGAGATCTCGCGCAGCCCGACGTCGTCAGCCACGAGCCGATGGAGCCCCGTGACTCCGAGCCCGGCATCTCGGTTCATGCGGGCCAGACTCCGCTTGATCTCGCGAGCCAGGATTGCGGGCGCAAGGAACCACATGATCACGCCCGTGATTACAGCCAGTACAGCCCCGCCGACGAAGTCCTTGAAGATGAGTCCGATTGCTCCGAAGATCAGCAACGGCGTGACTACGCTCAACATCAGACGCTGGCTCTTGCGCAGACCGCGCCCCGCATCAGTCGAGCCGAAGTAGTGCAGGTTGAACGCAACGAAGTCATCCGCTACGAGTTCGTACTCCAGTTCAGTCACGGGACTCCCTGTTCTGCCCAACGATGTAGCGCATAAGCTGCGCGGCACCAGCTTACCGCGCGAAGCGCCGACGCGCTCGTGCGCGTCAGCTTGATGCGCTTGTTCTGCGCGAGCCGAGTAGCTCCCGATGTCTCAGTACGGTATCGATCACTCGCTGCTTTTCGGCACGCGAATAGGAGGAACTGATGACCACTTTTCCGAGCCGTTGCGAACGCAGTACGCGAGAACTCGAGATGACGTCGCGCAGACGGCGGCGCTTCAGGGCGTCCACGTCCAACTCTACGAGCGGAATCGTCCCGCGACGCCACCATGAGCCCGGACCGCGCACGTGTTCCGCGGTAACCTCTATTGTTTCGTCGAACACCCCCGTCACGATCGCCACAGTCGCCCCCACCACGCCACCAAGCCA
It includes:
- a CDS encoding NAD(P)-dependent alcohol dehydrogenase, which encodes MLVRVMATSLAAGEYFGMRGKPLPIRIYMGLLKPKPDFVVGISFAGVVESVGGGVTEFRPGDEVYGECHGSCAEFAVADVGSIAPKPRNLTFEQAAAVPTSACTALQALRDHGKVRPGHKVLINGASGGVGTFAVQIAKALGAEVTGVCSTGNVEMVSARSAPTTSSTTRRKTSPKAARATT
- a CDS encoding TetR/AcrR family transcriptional regulator C-terminal domain-containing protein, which produces MTARATRSGEPRDTLTRDRVLRAAIELADERGIDALTMRELARKLGVEGGSLYYHVAGKGDLLDGMTDLVAAEIEVPSGSSDWKEAMRRRAISARDVFSRHPWASGVIDSREHSGPAQLAYADRVLGTLLAAGFTPRAAANAFLVLDSYIHGFQRQQSSLALPEGVETFDVAEELLAELAPDAYPSLLTIAADFAANPHDEMSLFDFGLDLILDGLQRSLESQ
- a CDS encoding YcxB family protein, producing the protein MTELEYELVADDFVAFNLHYFGSTDAGRGLRKSQRLMLSVVTPLLIFGAIGLIFKDFVGGAVLAVITGVIMWFLAPAILAREIKRSLARMNRDAGLGVTGLHRLVADDVGLREISAEREVAATWSGTDRIDETPGHAYIFIGPVQAFVIPKRIGEAAVAGFLDVVREHVRQVGESAQQRHQPDRQKVD